From one Eptesicus fuscus isolate TK198812 chromosome 21, DD_ASM_mEF_20220401, whole genome shotgun sequence genomic stretch:
- the LOC103303415 gene encoding leukocyte immunoglobulin-like receptor subfamily B member 3, with protein MTPTLRALLCLGLSVGLRTPVQTGPLPKPTIWAEAGPVIPSGSPVTIWCQGTPQAEEYCLDKEGSPAPWKIQELLEPKDRAKFSITRMTEQDVRRYRCYYRSPAGWSERSDLLHLVVTGSYSKPSLSALPSPVVTSGGNVTLQCGSGQGFGRFILTKEGDHRLSWALDSQPQLSGQFLALFPVGPMTPSHRGTFRCYGCSRYSPQVCSYPSDTLKLLVSGESGKPSLLSQQGPIVASGQSLTLQCRSDVGYDRFALHKEGGRDLPQSLVLQPQAGLSQAHFPLGSVSSSHGGRYRCYGGYNLSSEWSAPSDPLDILVAGQLSDTPSLSVQPGPRVASGENVTLRCQSQSQRDTFLLSKEGAADPPLRLRSKYRAQQFQAEFSMSPVTSAHRGTYRCYSSKSSSPFLLSHPSEPLELLVSGPKWNMNILIGVSVALVLLLSLLLFLLLRHRRQSKGRMSGTTHPEPKDRGQQISSSPAVDAQEEHLYAAMKDLPGESVELDPQAAASNTPQDVTYAHLNPSTLRRKTCAPPSSPSEEPTDEPSVYAALAIH; from the exons ATGACCCCCACCctcagggccctgctctgcctcg GGCTGAGTGTGGGCCTCAGGACCCCAGTGCAGACAG GgcccctccccaaacccaccaTCTGGGCTGAGGCAGGCCCTGTGATTCCTTCTGGGAGCCCCGTGACAATCTGGTGTCAGGGAACCCCACAGGCTGAGGAGTACTGCCTGGATAAAGAGGGAAGCCCAGCACCATGGAAAATACAAGAGCTACTGGAGCCGAAGGACAGGGCCAAGTTCTCCATCACCCGCATGACAGAGCAGGATGTAAGGAGATATCGCTGTTACTATCGCAGCCCTGCTGGCTGGTCAGAGCGCAGTGACCTCCTGCACTTGGTGGTGACAG gATCCTACAGCAAacccagcctctcagccctgcccagccctgtcgtgacctcaggagggaacgtgaccctccagtgtggctcagggcagggatTTGGCAGGTTCATTCTGACTAAGGAAGGAGATCACAGGCTCTCCTGGGCCCTGGACTCACAGCCACAGCTCAGTGGGCAGTTCCTGGCCCTGTTCCCTGTGGGCCCCATGACCCCCAGCCACAGGGGGACGTTCAGATGCTATGGCTGCTCCAGGTACAGCCCCCAGGTGTGCTCATACCCCAGTGACACCCTGAAGCTCCTGGTATCAG GTGAGTCTGGGaagccctccctcctgagccagCAGGGCCCCATCGTGGCCTCTGGACAGAGCCTGACCCTGCAGTGTCGCTCTGATGTCGGCTATGACAGATTCGCTCTGCACAAGGAGGGGGGACGGgacctcccccagagccttgtcctgcagccccaggctgggctctctcaGGCCCACTTCCCCCTGGGCTCTGTGAGCAGCTCCCACGGGGGCCGGTATCGATGCTACGGTGGATACAACCTGTCCTCTGAGTGGTCGGcccccagtgaccccctggaCATCCTagtggcag gacaGCTGTCTGACACACCCTCCCTCTCggtgcagccaggccccagggtggcctCAGGAGAGAACGTGACCCTGCGGTGTCAGTCACAGAGCCAGAGGGACACGTTCCTTCTGTCCAaggagggggcagccgatccCCCTCTGCGTCTGAGATCAAAGTACCGAGCTCAGCAGTTCCAGGCAGAGTTCTCCATGAGTCCTGTGACCTCAGCCCACAGGGGTACCTACAGGTGCTACAGCTCAAAGagctcctcccccttcctgctaTCACACCCCAGTGAGCCTCTGGAGCTCCTGGTCTCAG GTCCCAAATGGAACATGAACATCCTGATCGGGGTCTCGGTGGCCCTGGtcctgctgctctccctcctcctcttcctcctcctccgacACCGACGTCAGAGCAAAGGCAGGATGTCGG GGACCACACACCCAGAGCCCAAGGACAGAGGCCAGCAGATCAG ctccagcccagcTGTGGACGCCCAGGAAGAGCACCTct ATGCTGCCATGAAGGACCTGCCTGGGGAGAGCGTGGAGCTGGACCCTCAG gctgcTGCATCTAACACCCCCCAGGATGTGACCTACGCCCATCTGAACCCCTCGACCCTCAGAAGGAAGACATGTGCACCCCCATCCTCCCCGTCAGAGGAGCCCACAGATGAGCCCAGTGTGTACGCTGCTCTAGCCATCCACTAG